One window of Etheostoma spectabile isolate EspeVRDwgs_2016 chromosome 6, UIUC_Espe_1.0, whole genome shotgun sequence genomic DNA carries:
- the otud7b gene encoding OTU domain-containing protein 7B isoform X1: MTVDMDAVLSDFVRSTGAEPGLARDLLEGKNWDFTAALSDFEQLRQVHAGNLTYSIAEDRSYLPPEKEMARVGRPILHRQEDVVQAATEKRLSRGISHASSTIVSLARSHVSSTGGSSSEPLLDTPLCTFQLPDLTVYRDDFRGFIERDLIEQSMMVALEHAGRLNWWTKVVSNCQNLLPLATSGDGNCLLHAASLGMWGFHDRDLMLRKSLYALMDHGLEREALKRRWRWQQTQQNKESGLVYTEEEWQKEWNELLKLASSEPRIHYSTNGTNGVESSDEPVYESLEEFHVFVLAHVLRRPIVVVADTMLRDSGGEAFAPIPFGGIYLPLEVPAAKCHRSPLVLAYDQAHFSALVSMEQRESSKEQAVVIPLTDSEHKMLPLHFAVDPGKDWEWGKDDTDNVMLASVALSLEAKLQMLHSYMTVTWLPLPCEQAPLAQPESPTASAGEDARSPPDSGESDKESVSSSSNGNGETTTGSTVNGGGSLAKNSSSSSSSSSSSGSAGAGTGTAGKDKYKKEKDKDKDKKRADSVANKLGSFGKSLGSKLKKNVGGLMTGKNAGAGGAKQEGVEKKKGSFRGRKGSKDSSPSAHASEDSGKGSPSSGSERLNGTGSSMSSSGGSSTESDNYKYSADVKVSLGIMRAAMQGERKLIFASLLTTSNRQPFQEEMIQQYLADAEERFRAEQEQQRRDAERKGVTNGIQPPKKETVGSTELTYRPYEAKEELSENLSPSFNQLKPSLLSPSMYSGVLPIPRPSFIDQTPASAPLTQHLHMHGFMDTRRQLAGGSPATSYPGLPSYATLPRHCPTTQGPSQPQYNNSQGPTSLSPSRLTPSYHPEFDPPDYPGSEPTGGSYTNGFRDMRSNLDSRSGQPPVRHYSLGSAGGLASLQSTRCRTPTCTYYGHPETGNYCSYCYREELKKREPEPAIHRF; this comes from the exons ATGACCGTGGATATGGACGCAGTCCTGTCCGACTTTGTCCGTTCCACTGGAGCTGAACCAGGATTGGCCAGAGATCTGCTAGAGG GCAAGAACTGGGATTTCACTGCTGCCCTCAGTGACTTTGAGCAGCTAAGACAGGTGCATGCTGGGAACCTGACGTATTCAATCGCAGAGGACAGGTCTTATCTGCCACCCGAAAAGGAGATGGCCAGGGTAGGGCGGCCTATACTCCACCGCCAAGAGGATGTGGTGCAAG CAGCTACAGAAAAGCGTCTGTCGAGGGGCATTTCCCACGCCAGTTCAACCATCGTGTCGCTGGCCCGCTCTCATGTCTCAAGCACTGGAGGTAGCAGTAGTGAACCACTTCTGGACACGCCCCTGTGCACTTTCCAGCTACCAGACCTCACCGTGTATCGGGATGACTTCCGTGGCTTCATCGAGAGGGACCTTATTGAGCAGTCGATGATGGTGGCCTTGGAGCATGCAG GGCGACTGAACTGGTGGACGAAAGTGGTTTCAAACTGTCAGAATCTGCTGCCTCTTGCAACAAGCGGAGACGGAAATTGCCTGTTACATGCTGCTTCGCTTG GTATGTGGGGTTTTCATGACCGGGACCTGATGCTACGGAAATCACTGTATGCGCTGATGGATCACGGGTTGGAGAGAGAGGCATTGAAGCGCAGATGGAGGTGGCAGCAGACCCAGCAGAACAAAGAG TCCGGTCTGGTGTACACGGAGGAGGAGTGGCAGAAAGAGTGGAATGAACTGCTAAAGCTCGCCTCCAGTGAGCCAAGAATACACTACAGCACCAACGGCACCAACGG GGTGGAGTCCTCAGATGAACCAGTATACGAGAGTTTAGAGGAGTTTCACGTCTTTGTCTTGGCCCACGTCCTCAGAAGACCCATAGTGGTGGTGGCCGACACCATGCTGAGGGACTCAGGAGGAGAGG CCTTTGCTCCCATCCCGTTCGGAGGCATCTACCTACCACTGGAAGTGCCAGCTGCCAAGTGCCATCGCTCTCCCCTGGTCCTGGCATACGACCAGGCGCACTTTTCTGCCCTGGTCTCCATGGAACAGAGGGAAAGCTCCAAAGAGCAAG CAGTTGTGATCCCTCTCACTGACTCTGAGCACAAAATGCTGCCGCTGCACTTTGCTGTGGACCCTGGGAAAGACTGGGAGTGGGGCAAGGATGACACAGACAACGTGATGCTGGCAAG TGTGGCTCTATCTTTGGAGGCCAAGCTCCAGATGTTACACAGCTACATGACAGTCACCTGGCTGCCCCTGCCCTGTGAG CAAGCCCCTCTGGCCCAGCCCGAGTCTCCCACGGCATCAGCAGGAGAGGATGCCCGATCGCCTCCTGACTCAGGAGAGTCAGATAAGGAGTCAGTCAGCAGCAGCTCCAATGGCAATGGAGAAACAACAACAGGATCAACTGTCAATGGAGGAGGATCCTTGGCCAAGAAcagctcctcttcctcatctagTTCCTCCAGCAGTGGCTCGGCGGGGGCGGGGACAGGAACAGCAGGGAAGGACAAATACAAGAAAGAGAAGGACAAGGATAAAGACAAGAAGAGGGCAGACTCTGTGGCCAATAAGCTTGGCAGTTTTGGCAAAAGCCTGGGCAGCAAGCTGAAAAAGAACGTGGGCGGACTAATGACAGGAAAGAATGCTGGAGCTGGAGGTGCCAAGCAGGAGGGtgtggagaagaagaagggctCATTTAGGGGGAGGAAGGGCAGCAAGGATAGCTCGCCTTCAGCCCACGCCTCAGAGGATTCTGGGAAAGGCTCCCCCTCCTCAGGTAGTGAGCGTCTCAATGGAACAGGGAGCAGTATGAGCAGCAGTGGTGGGAGCAGTACGGAGAGCGATAACTACAAGTACAGTGCTGATGTCAAGGTGAGCCTTGGCATCATGCGAGCCGCCATGCAAGGCGAGAGGAAATTAATCTTTGCCAGCCTTCTGACTACCAGCAACCGGCAGCCTTTCCAGGAGGAGATGATCCAGCAGTACCTTGCTGATGCAGAGGAGCGCTTTCGGGCCGAGCAAGAACAGCAGCGGCGTGATGCAGAGAGGAAGGGCGTCACCAACGGCATCCAGCCACCTAAGAAAGAGACCGTTGGCAGTACAGAGCTAACCTACCGGCCTTATGAGGCCAAAGAGGAGCTGTCGGAGAACTTGTCACCTTCCTTTAACCAACTCAAGCCCTCTCTTTTGAGCCCCTCTATGTACTCTGGTGTTCTGCCCATCCCCCGGCCCTCCTTTATAGACCAGACTCCTGCTTCGGCACCCCTTACCCAGCACCTTCATATGCACGGCTTCATGGATACTCGGCGCCAGCTAGCTGGTGGCTCCCCGGCAACCTCCTACCCCGGCCTGCCCTCTTACGCCACCCTTCCCCGGCACTGCCCCACAACACAGGGTCCCTCCCAACCCCAGTACAATAACTCACAAGGCCCCACCTCCCTGAGTCCCTCTCGCCTCACGCCCTCGTATCACCCTGAGTTTGACCCACCAGACTACCCTGGGTCTGAACCCACTGGTGGGAGTTACACCAACGGTTTCCGGGACATGCGCTCCAACTTAGACTCTCGGAGTGGCCAACCCCCGGTCAGACACTACTCACTGGGCAGTGCCGGTGGTTTGGCCAGCCTGCAGTCCACCCGCTGTCGGACACCTACCTGCACCTACTACGGACACCCCGAAACAGGCAACTACTGCTCCTACTGCTACCGGGAGGAGCTGAAGAAGAGAGAGCCAGAACCAGCCATCCACAGGTTCTGA